From a region of the Triticum aestivum cultivar Chinese Spring chromosome 7D, IWGSC CS RefSeq v2.1, whole genome shotgun sequence genome:
- the LOC123167326 gene encoding F-box/kelch-repeat protein SKIP25, with the protein MAAPALAKRPCSSPSSSASCREAKRLRPAAAPVAMERHDAAAAAEVSTTTSQSQSQPLLPGLPDHLAQLCLSTLPPSLMHAVCRPWRRLLYAPSFPPFLSLYALLEDAGDGGASFAAYDPIAARWDCLPAPPMPSPPPTLCHPSFLSRRLPLQSVAAAGQLVLVAGSTQSLHPALCRPLVFDPTAAPAPRWQVGPRVPLAPRRWCAAGAARGRVFVAGGVGAGYDLAVARSGATWDPATPSAPWEPLPPLRDGRFSRDAAEAVCSGGKVCMVNLRGSGAKEGAVFDLVAGRWEDMPPGMLAGWKGPAAASPDSGDTIFVVDEERGALNTYDWGSDRWTTVTEAERLKGAAEMAAGGGRVCVVSHGGAKVVVVDVTPKARTRGSTTAPPRMWEVEAPAGRWVVSLHVLPRMTRPE; encoded by the coding sequence ATGGCTGCACCCGCGCTGGCCAAGCGCCCCTGCAGCAGCCCCTCCTCCTCCGCTTCTTGCCGCGAGGCCAAGCGGCTCCGcccggcggcggcgccggtggccATGGAGAGGCACgacgccgctgccgctgctgaggtgTCGACGACGACGTCGCAGTCGCAGTCGCAGCCGCTGCTCCCGGGCCTGCCGGACCACCTCGCGCAGCTCTGCCTCTCGACGCTCCCGCCGAGCCTCATGCACGCCGTCTGCCGCCCGTGGCGCCGGCTGCTGTACGCGCCGTCGTTCCCGCCGTTCTTGTCCCTGTACGCGCTCCTCGAggacgccggcgacggcggcgcgtccTTCGCGGCCTACGACCCGATCGCCGCGCGGTGGGACTGTCTGCCGGCGCCGCcgatgccgtcgccgcccccgaCCCTCTGCCACCCGTCGTTTCTCTCCCGCCGGCTGCCGCTCCAGTCCGTGGCCGCGGCGGGGCAGCTCGTCCTCGTCGCAGGGTCCACGCAGTCGCTCCACCCGGCGCTGTGCCGTCCGCTCGTCTTCGACCCgaccgccgcgcccgcgccgcgaTGGCAGGTCGGCCCGCGGGTCCCGCTCGCCCCGCGCAGGTGgtgcgcggcgggggcggcgagggggcgcgTGTTCGTCGCGGGCGGCGTGGGCGCCGGGTACGACCTCGCCGTCGCGCGCTCCGGGGCGACATGGGACCCCGCCACGCCGTCTGCGCCGTGGGAGCCGCTCCCGCCGCTGCGGGACGGGCGGTTCAGCCGTGACGCGGCCGAGGCCGTGTGCTCGGGCGGGAAGGTCTGCATGGTCAACCTCCGCGGCAGCGGCGCCAAGGAGGGCGCGGTGTTCGACCTCGTGGCCGGGCGGTGGGAGGACATGCCGCCCGGCATGCTGGCCGGGTGGAAGGGCCCCGCCGCGGCGTCCCCGGACAGCGGCGACACGATCTTCGTCGTGGACGAGGAGCGCGGCGCGCTCAACACCTACGACTGGGGATCCGACCGGTGGACAACGGTCACGGAGGCGGAGCGGCTCAAGGGCGCGGCAGAGATGGCAGCCGGCGGCGGCAGGGTGTGCGTCGTGTCCCACGGCGGCGCGAAGGTGGTGGTCGTGGACGTGACGCCCAAGGCGAGGACGAGGGGCTCCACGACGGCGCCGCCGCGCATGTGGGAGGTGGAGGCGCCGGCCGGGCGGTGGGTGGTCTCGCTGCACGTGCTGCCCAGGATGACGCGCCCCGAGTAG
- the LOC123166438 gene encoding pre-mRNA-splicing factor syf2, whose translation MGKSEPECVNSSNPAHECNDYCLNKIAEAKRRLLEEQPDSWKGPPEDRTVHPDCINASNPYHGCSEYCFKKIADANAAAERGEPEKPAGGSGKPGVAPEQADGDDHSGQQEDAATADDGYPQMTEKQKKLFELQLKMNEARKANQQAMVAEKKRMEPRGESRGISKEKWLEDRKKKIGKLLDSNGLDMSKSYMLDTQDMAEAKYKKWEKEPAPHGWDVFNQKTLYDAYKKRTKNIEVDMDAYNRAKETDPEFYREASSLQYGKVSRVAEPNIDRMVNELKERDEKRKAFSRRRKFNEDKDVDSINDRNEHFNKKIERAFGKYTLEIKNNLERGTALPD comes from the exons ATGGGGAAGTCGGAGCCGGAGTGCGTCAACTCGTCGAACCCGGCCCACGAGTGCAACGATTACTGCCTCAACAAGATCGCCGAGGCCAAGCGCCGCCTCCTCGAAGAGCAACCCGACTCGTGGAAGGGCCCCCCGGAGGACCGCACCGTGCACCCTGACTGCATCAACGCCTCCAACCCCTACCATGGCTGCTCTGAGTACTGCTTTAAGAAGATTGCCGATGCCAACGCAG CGGCGGAGCGCGGGGAGCCAGAGAAGCCTGCTGGAGGTTCTGGCAAACCAGGAGTCGCTCCAGAGCAGGCCGATGGCGATGATCATTCTGGGCAGCAGGAGGACGCCGCCACCGCGGATGACGGTTACCCGCAGATGACCGAAAAGCAGAAGAAGCTGTTTGAGCTGCAGCTTAAGATG AACGAAGCTAGGAAGGCGAATCAGCAGGCGATGGTTGCGGAGAAGAAGAGGATGGAGCCTCGTGGCGAGAGCAGAGGCATATCTAAGGAGAAGTGGTTGGAAGACAGGAAAAAGAAGATTGGAAAGCTGCTTGATTCAAATGGCCTGGATATGTCGAAGTCTTACATGCTGGATACACAGGATATGGCAGAAGCAAAATACAAGAAGTGGGAGAAGGAACCCGCACCACATGGCTGGGATG TTTTCAACCAGAAAACCTTGTATGATGCATACAAGAAGAGGACCAAAAACATAGAAGTCGACATGGATGCATACAATAGAGCGAAAGAAACCGATCCTGAATTCTACCGTGAGGCTTCAAGTCTTCAATATGGGAAG GTGTCTAGGGTGGCGGAACCAAACATCGACCGAATGGTTAATGAGCTCAAGGAGCGGGACGAGAAGCGCAAGGCGTTCAGCAGGAGGCGCAAGTTCAACGAAGACAAGGACGTTGACTCGATCAACGACCGGAACGAGCACTTCAACAAGAAGATCGAGAGGGCCTTTGGCAAATACACGCTCGAGATCAAGAACAACTTGGAAAGAGGGACGGCCTTGCCAGATTAA